One segment of Desulfosudis oleivorans Hxd3 DNA contains the following:
- a CDS encoding FmdE family protein — MICGRTPDELIRDIEGFHGFVAPGLVIGAFMVDLAREHIGQNTEADAVVETRHCLPDAVQILTPCTVGNGWLKIADLDKFALTLYDRHTFAGFRVWLDLNKAKAHPNVYNWFMGLVSKKDLPKEILIPAIFDAGRDILSVKPVTVRAEFAKREKKSKIAVCPACNEAYAAAQGTPCLACQGKDYYHTGS; from the coding sequence ATGATTTGCGGGAGAACCCCGGACGAACTGATTCGGGACATTGAGGGCTTTCATGGTTTTGTGGCGCCGGGCCTGGTGATCGGGGCCTTTATGGTGGACCTGGCCCGGGAGCACATCGGCCAAAACACCGAGGCCGACGCCGTGGTGGAAACCCGTCACTGCCTGCCCGACGCCGTGCAGATTCTCACCCCCTGCACCGTGGGCAACGGCTGGCTCAAAATCGCCGACCTTGACAAGTTTGCCCTCACTTTATATGATCGCCACACTTTTGCCGGTTTCAGGGTATGGCTGGACCTGAACAAGGCCAAAGCCCACCCCAATGTCTATAACTGGTTTATGGGACTTGTGTCCAAAAAGGACCTGCCCAAAGAGATCCTGATTCCGGCCATCTTTGACGCCGGACGGGATATTCTCTCCGTTAAACCCGTCACCGTGCGGGCCGAATTTGCAAAACGGGAGAAAAAAAGCAAAATCGCGGTCTGCCCCGCCTGCAACGAGGCCTATGCCGCGGCCCAGGGCACGCCCTGCCTGGCCTGCCAGGGCAAGGACTATTACCACACAGGTTCATAG
- a CDS encoding ubiquinol-cytochrome c reductase iron-sulfur subunit has product MSSRVTTSESISLPGQKDASAGGFSRREFLGKGLAVAGWGVMFASLGAGLYQGIRFLYPAVVFHPPSTYVIGQLKDFVTDERADQYGVIFVDPKFKKDHRFFVVREAGRIYSLFARCTHLGCTVNWFEELNIFKCPCHGSEFHSNGVEFAGPAPRPLDRHHIAVDNGGNIIVDTARVYSKDEFEEQKIFIEVG; this is encoded by the coding sequence ATGAGTTCTCGTGTAACCACCAGTGAAAGCATCTCCCTGCCGGGCCAAAAAGACGCTTCGGCCGGCGGGTTTTCGCGAAGGGAGTTTTTGGGCAAGGGCCTGGCCGTTGCCGGCTGGGGCGTTATGTTTGCCAGCCTGGGGGCCGGGCTTTACCAGGGCATCCGGTTTTTATACCCGGCCGTGGTGTTTCACCCGCCCAGCACCTATGTGATCGGCCAGCTCAAGGACTTTGTCACTGATGAGCGGGCGGACCAGTACGGCGTGATTTTCGTGGACCCCAAATTTAAAAAGGACCACCGCTTTTTCGTGGTGCGCGAGGCCGGCCGCATTTATTCTCTGTTTGCCCGCTGCACTCACCTGGGCTGCACGGTGAACTGGTTTGAAGAGCTCAATATTTTCAAATGCCCCTGCCACGGCAGCGAGTTTCACTCCAACGGCGTGGAGTTTGCCGGCCCGGCCCCCCGGCCCCTGGACCGGCACCACATTGCCGTGGACAACGGCGGCAACATCATTGTGGACACGGCCCGTGTTTACTCAAAAGACGAATTTGAAGAGCAGAAGATTTTTATCGAGGTGGGATAA
- a CDS encoding ATP-binding protein produces the protein MTGSVAAIQEAPAALPKKARAPKRQAMILDWCTGCGGVPVCRIYCKFDALQLVDDPDNYPFKRMTVNRVRCVGCGACISSGPDGLVLTGCPWNAIRLVPVENNPHSDSEKEETRGADQPAV, from the coding sequence ATGACCGGCAGCGTTGCCGCCATACAGGAAGCACCGGCAGCTTTGCCGAAAAAGGCGCGCGCGCCCAAGCGGCAGGCCATGATCCTGGACTGGTGCACCGGGTGCGGCGGCGTGCCGGTATGCCGTATCTACTGTAAGTTCGATGCCCTGCAACTGGTCGATGATCCGGACAACTATCCCTTCAAACGCATGACCGTGAACAGAGTCCGGTGCGTGGGGTGCGGGGCATGTATCTCCAGCGGTCCGGACGGGCTGGTGCTGACCGGGTGTCCCTGGAACGCCATTCGGCTGGTTCCGGTGGAAAACAACCCGCATTCTGATTCTGAAAAAGAGGAGACCCGCGGTGCTGATCAGCCTGCCGTCTAA
- a CDS encoding molybdopterin-dependent oxidoreductase, with protein sequence MKEVKISRRTFLKGTSATVALLSLNSLGFLGGNTIANATEKIFEDWKYAGWENLHREEWTWDKVTYGTHLVDCYPGNCLWRVYSKDGVVFREEQAAKYPVIDPSGPDFNPRGCQKGASYSLQMYNPDRLKYPMKQVGGRGSGKWKRVSWDQCLAEIAEGIVDGLEAQGPESIIFESGPGNGGYVHVMAVHRLMVSLGATVLDLDSTIGDFNRGIYETFGKFMFMDSVDGWYFGKLLLIWHMNPVYTRIPSYHFISEARYNGAEIISIAPDYNPSCMHADEYIPVEMGSDAALGLAVCQVLMNKKWVDYPFVKEQSDLPLLVRKDTDRFLSAADIEKGARDDQFCFWDSKNNKVVKAPLETLKLPCDPALEGVYKATLLDGKTVEVEPVFNKLKALLDSEYTPEQASEMCRTNPDTIRRMAEKCYKASGGIQVMVGWNSPKYYHGDLIERAMCLVLTLTGSLGKKGCGIRGWNESLFEGAFTQIFKQKIGLMNLTRQLPLMRRVWESFKKEDPTISDEMASIKQERVIDRNMVNYTIPAFLYYNHSNYKKAWDNKAWHCPTMKREFKEYYDEAVNSGWWDGYVKPEKDQTPTVYCWMGTNPARKNRGWEKNILGSLWDKYKTIFGFETRWTTTLLYGDYALPCAGFYEKLDTRFPTPHVPWLTLTDEAVKPIGECKTEWEICLMLAKKIEEAAKKRGKTNFVPRTPVQEEYMPFLNQFSVRDAKGNVEISKLHDWQLMGSSGKDFDEIMEDALQSSVMLGNLPPGTNLKYMREHGIVRFVDVSIFDPVTMNLATDIKPDEPIIPLTWHTGEKKVPYPTYNRRIQFYIDHPWFLEAKEELPVHKDNPKIGGNYPLRLTSGHQRWSIHSIWVSNEQLLRTHQGRPFMFMSPEDAEKRGVEDGDLVRVFNDFASFKIHVKVTPAARPEKGAAKPGQVIIYHAWEPFMFPEWKSYDIAIPGMIKWLDLVNNYGHLHYWRWNWCAQPIDRGISVNVEKA encoded by the coding sequence ATGAAGGAAGTAAAAATCTCCCGAAGGACCTTTCTGAAGGGCACCAGCGCCACGGTTGCGCTGCTCTCCCTGAATTCACTGGGTTTTCTGGGCGGCAACACCATCGCGAATGCCACTGAGAAAATTTTTGAAGACTGGAAGTATGCCGGATGGGAGAACCTGCACAGGGAAGAGTGGACATGGGACAAGGTCACCTACGGCACGCACCTGGTGGACTGCTATCCCGGTAACTGTCTGTGGCGGGTCTATTCCAAGGACGGGGTGGTGTTCCGTGAGGAGCAGGCCGCCAAGTACCCGGTCATCGATCCCTCCGGACCCGATTTCAATCCCAGGGGGTGCCAGAAGGGCGCTTCCTACAGCCTTCAGATGTATAACCCTGACCGGTTGAAATACCCCATGAAGCAGGTGGGGGGCCGGGGCAGCGGCAAATGGAAACGGGTCAGCTGGGACCAGTGCCTTGCTGAAATCGCCGAAGGCATCGTGGACGGCCTGGAGGCCCAGGGCCCTGAATCGATCATCTTCGAGTCCGGACCCGGCAACGGCGGTTATGTGCATGTCATGGCGGTTCACCGGCTCATGGTCTCCCTGGGCGCTACCGTGCTGGACCTGGATTCCACCATCGGTGACTTCAACCGGGGCATTTACGAGACCTTCGGCAAGTTCATGTTCATGGATTCGGTGGACGGCTGGTACTTCGGCAAGCTGCTCCTGATCTGGCACATGAACCCGGTCTACACCCGGATTCCCTCTTACCATTTTATATCAGAGGCCCGTTACAACGGCGCTGAAATCATCTCCATCGCACCGGACTACAACCCCAGCTGCATGCACGCCGACGAGTATATCCCCGTGGAAATGGGCTCCGACGCGGCCCTGGGCCTGGCCGTCTGCCAGGTGCTGATGAACAAGAAGTGGGTGGACTACCCCTTTGTAAAAGAGCAGAGCGACCTGCCCCTGCTGGTTCGAAAAGACACCGACCGGTTCCTCTCCGCCGCTGATATTGAAAAGGGCGCGCGGGACGATCAGTTCTGTTTCTGGGATTCAAAAAACAACAAGGTGGTAAAGGCTCCGCTGGAAACATTGAAGCTGCCCTGTGACCCGGCCCTGGAGGGCGTTTATAAAGCGACCCTGCTTGACGGCAAGACCGTTGAGGTAGAGCCGGTCTTCAACAAGCTCAAGGCCCTGCTGGACAGCGAGTATACCCCGGAACAGGCATCCGAGATGTGCCGCACCAATCCGGACACCATTCGGCGCATGGCGGAAAAGTGCTACAAGGCCAGCGGCGGCATTCAGGTCATGGTGGGGTGGAACTCGCCCAAGTACTATCACGGCGACCTGATTGAGCGGGCCATGTGCCTGGTGCTGACCCTTACCGGCAGCCTGGGCAAGAAGGGCTGCGGCATCCGTGGCTGGAACGAGTCCCTGTTTGAAGGGGCCTTTACCCAGATCTTCAAGCAGAAGATCGGCCTGATGAACCTGACCCGGCAGCTGCCCCTCATGCGGCGGGTGTGGGAGAGCTTCAAGAAGGAGGATCCCACCATCTCCGATGAAATGGCCTCCATCAAGCAGGAGCGGGTCATTGACCGGAACATGGTCAATTACACCATTCCCGCCTTCCTCTACTACAACCATTCGAACTACAAGAAGGCCTGGGACAACAAGGCGTGGCACTGCCCCACCATGAAACGGGAGTTCAAGGAGTATTATGACGAGGCGGTGAACAGCGGCTGGTGGGACGGCTATGTCAAGCCGGAAAAGGACCAGACCCCCACGGTCTACTGCTGGATGGGCACCAACCCGGCCCGAAAGAACCGCGGCTGGGAGAAAAACATCCTTGGTTCCCTGTGGGATAAGTACAAGACCATTTTCGGGTTTGAAACCCGGTGGACCACCACCCTGCTTTACGGCGACTATGCCCTGCCCTGCGCCGGTTTCTATGAAAAGCTGGATACCCGGTTCCCCACGCCCCATGTGCCCTGGCTGACCCTTACCGACGAGGCGGTCAAGCCCATCGGCGAGTGCAAGACCGAGTGGGAGATCTGCCTGATGCTGGCCAAGAAGATCGAAGAGGCGGCCAAAAAGCGGGGCAAGACCAACTTTGTGCCCCGGACCCCGGTCCAGGAAGAGTACATGCCCTTCCTGAACCAGTTTTCCGTACGGGACGCGAAAGGCAACGTGGAGATCAGCAAGCTCCACGACTGGCAGCTCATGGGGTCCTCCGGCAAAGACTTTGACGAGATCATGGAAGACGCCCTTCAGTCCAGCGTGATGCTGGGCAACCTGCCGCCCGGCACCAACCTCAAGTACATGCGGGAGCACGGCATTGTCCGGTTCGTGGATGTGTCCATCTTTGACCCGGTTACCATGAACCTGGCCACGGACATCAAGCCCGACGAGCCCATTATTCCGCTGACCTGGCATACCGGCGAGAAAAAGGTGCCCTATCCCACCTATAACCGGCGAATTCAGTTTTATATTGATCATCCGTGGTTCCTGGAGGCCAAGGAAGAACTGCCCGTTCACAAGGACAATCCCAAAATCGGCGGCAACTACCCGTTGCGGCTCACCAGTGGTCACCAGCGGTGGAGCATCCATTCCATCTGGGTTTCCAACGAGCAGCTTCTGCGAACCCACCAGGGCCGTCCCTTCATGTTCATGAGTCCTGAGGATGCCGAGAAGCGGGGCGTCGAGGACGGGGACCTGGTGAGAGTGTTCAACGACTTTGCGTCGTTCAAGATCCATGTCAAGGTGACGCCGGCGGCACGGCCGGAAAAGGGCGCGGCCAAGCCGGGCCAGGTGATCATCTACCACGCGTGGGAACCTTTCATGTTTCCCGAGTGGAAGAGCTACGACATCGCCATTCCCGGCATGATCAAGTGGCTGGACCTGGTCAACAATTACGGCCATCTGCACTACTGGCGGTGGAACTGGTGCGCCCAGCCCATTGACCGGGGCATCTCCGTAAACGTGGAAAAGGCGTGA
- a CDS encoding ethylbenzene dehydrogenase-related protein, with the protein MEKVICKKIATATKELLNCDSSVWQSGKAVLETAATPLANQPSPYIKGVYDETKIGAVKKITIKAVHNGKDIVFYCEWESGKPNKEIGDINVFPDGVALLFPFKDIDKTPINEMGTQDYPTNAWYWRPDFEEKPKNQVSHGLSTSLYTEKSSISSYSRWANGKWCVVMARPMKATQPGEETVDLMPGKAIGFGIAVWEGSNGERGGIKAFSKEWRELVIEA; encoded by the coding sequence ATGGAAAAAGTAATATGCAAAAAGATTGCAACCGCCACCAAGGAGTTGCTCAACTGTGACAGCAGTGTATGGCAAAGCGGAAAGGCGGTCCTTGAAACAGCGGCCACACCGCTGGCCAACCAGCCGTCGCCGTATATCAAGGGCGTTTATGATGAGACCAAAATCGGCGCCGTAAAGAAAATCACAATCAAGGCCGTTCACAACGGCAAGGATATCGTCTTTTATTGCGAGTGGGAAAGCGGCAAGCCCAACAAGGAGATCGGCGACATTAACGTGTTTCCCGACGGGGTGGCCCTGCTGTTTCCCTTTAAGGACATCGACAAAACCCCCATCAATGAAATGGGCACCCAGGACTATCCCACCAACGCATGGTACTGGCGGCCCGATTTCGAGGAAAAGCCCAAAAACCAGGTTTCCCATGGGCTCTCCACGTCCCTGTACACGGAAAAAAGCTCGATTTCTTCCTATTCCCGGTGGGCCAACGGCAAGTGGTGTGTAGTTATGGCCCGTCCCATGAAAGCCACGCAGCCCGGCGAGGAGACCGTGGACCTGATGCCGGGCAAGGCCATTGGTTTCGGCATTGCCGTATGGGAAGGCTCCAACGGCGAACGCGGCGGCATCAAGGCCTTCAGCAAGGAGTGGCGGGAGCTGGTGATCGAGGCGTAG
- a CDS encoding 4Fe-4S dicluster domain-containing protein, giving the protein MAVDEKVLTDREKELAAAFEETKEMLRKSNRQIGMVMDLNKCIGCQLCSMACKTLWTSKEGREYMWWNKVNTMPGKGSPKDWEKMGGGYKVKFGGKVMEPVQGKHPTRKEFGDMWDYNWNDVVNNKAGAVHLQAKNQTDGSVPDWSMNWDEDQGAGQYPNGFYFYLPRICNHCAYPACVDACPRNAIYKRDEDGVVLIDQDRCKGYRFCLEACPYKVIYFNFLTDTSMKCIFCYPRLDEKVANACARQCTARVRWIGYTEEPESIIYKLTKVWKVALPLHAEYGTNPNVFYVPPLAPHRLAPDGKIDPSKPRIPREYLRYLFGPEVDASLDIMQKELDKVRAGGRSELMEILKAKEWKSMFGEFTKDPAVMDRKPPKGVTFVRDGIITK; this is encoded by the coding sequence ATGGCTGTTGATGAAAAAGTCCTTACAGACAGGGAAAAGGAGCTGGCCGCGGCCTTTGAGGAGACCAAGGAGATGCTGCGCAAGTCCAATCGCCAGATCGGCATGGTGATGGATTTGAACAAGTGCATCGGCTGCCAGCTGTGCTCCATGGCCTGCAAGACCTTGTGGACCAGCAAGGAGGGTCGGGAGTACATGTGGTGGAACAAGGTCAACACCATGCCGGGCAAGGGCTCGCCCAAAGACTGGGAGAAGATGGGCGGCGGCTACAAGGTCAAGTTCGGCGGCAAGGTGATGGAACCGGTCCAGGGCAAGCACCCCACCCGAAAAGAGTTCGGCGACATGTGGGACTACAACTGGAACGACGTGGTGAACAACAAGGCCGGCGCGGTCCACCTGCAGGCCAAAAACCAGACCGACGGCAGCGTGCCGGACTGGTCCATGAACTGGGACGAGGACCAGGGCGCCGGCCAGTATCCCAACGGCTTTTATTTTTATCTGCCCCGCATCTGTAACCACTGCGCCTATCCGGCCTGCGTGGATGCCTGTCCCCGGAACGCCATCTATAAGCGGGACGAGGACGGCGTGGTGCTCATCGACCAGGACCGGTGCAAGGGGTACCGCTTCTGCCTGGAGGCCTGTCCCTACAAGGTCATCTATTTCAACTTTCTCACCGACACCAGCATGAAGTGCATCTTCTGCTACCCCCGGCTGGACGAGAAGGTGGCCAATGCCTGTGCCCGTCAGTGTACGGCCCGGGTCCGATGGATCGGCTACACCGAGGAGCCGGAGAGCATTATCTACAAGCTGACCAAGGTGTGGAAGGTGGCCCTGCCCCTTCACGCCGAGTACGGCACCAACCCCAACGTGTTTTACGTACCCCCCCTGGCGCCCCATCGGCTGGCGCCGGATGGCAAGATCGATCCTTCCAAACCCCGTATTCCCAGGGAGTACCTGCGGTACCTGTTCGGGCCTGAGGTGGATGCCTCCCTGGACATTATGCAGAAAGAGCTGGACAAGGTGCGGGCCGGCGGCCGCTCGGAACTGATGGAGATCCTCAAGGCCAAGGAGTGGAAGAGCATGTTCGGCGAGTTCACCAAGGATCCGGCTGTTATGGATCGCAAGCCGCCCAAGGGCGTGACCTTTGTCCGGGACGGCATCATCACGAAATAG
- a CDS encoding molecular chaperone TorD family protein, whose product MNQAAVDMANGYDDAQMAAFRSAELTSDADKQAAARSDMYALMADLFRYPDKEFQAFVRNGELRDALVGITENLPFACALSDGETEKLQFSPLLDEDGVEAGFIRLFEAGPGDPPCPLIEGKYVKDSNRRAIFEDLIRFYNHFGLSYAEGAHEDRPDHVIYEMEFMHYICFLTLRAGQQEKSIEDLLLAQRDFLKHHLLKWAGKLAERVAEVVNDIPEDYAGTFYTNVARLLARFIEADYAYLNEAQTR is encoded by the coding sequence ATGAATCAAGCGGCGGTAGATATGGCAAACGGGTATGACGATGCACAGATGGCGGCGTTTCGCTCCGCCGAGCTGACATCGGATGCGGACAAACAGGCGGCGGCCAGAAGTGACATGTACGCGCTGATGGCCGACCTGTTCCGGTATCCGGACAAGGAGTTCCAGGCATTTGTCAGAAACGGAGAGCTTCGGGACGCGCTGGTCGGCATCACGGAAAACCTTCCCTTTGCCTGTGCGTTGAGTGATGGGGAGACGGAAAAACTCCAGTTCTCCCCGCTCCTGGATGAAGATGGCGTGGAGGCCGGTTTTATTCGGCTGTTTGAGGCAGGGCCGGGGGACCCGCCCTGCCCGCTGATCGAAGGAAAGTACGTGAAAGACAGCAACCGGCGGGCCATTTTTGAGGACCTGATCCGTTTCTACAACCACTTCGGGTTGAGTTACGCGGAAGGGGCTCATGAGGACCGGCCGGACCATGTCATTTATGAAATGGAGTTCATGCACTATATTTGTTTTTTGACGTTGCGGGCGGGTCAGCAGGAGAAGTCCATAGAGGATCTGCTGCTGGCCCAGCGCGATTTTCTGAAACACCACCTTTTAAAGTGGGCCGGCAAACTGGCCGAACGCGTCGCTGAGGTCGTCAATGACATACCGGAGGATTATGCCGGAACGTTTTACACCAATGTCGCGCGGCTGCTGGCCCGGTTTATTGAAGCCGACTACGCTTACTTGAACGAAGCACAAACCCGCTGA
- a CDS encoding cytochrome b N-terminal domain-containing protein, whose translation MKFKKLRESALWRSVFRHSLADTPRNRALAVTSNIFLHVHPVQTKADAVKFRFTFCLGGLTLLMFIIETVTGVLLMFYYRPVTEYAYLDMKLLEHTVLFGMFLRNMHRWAAHAMVILVMLHMLRVFLTGSYKPPREFNWVVGVLLLVITLLLSFTGYLLPWDQLAFWAITVGTKMAGATPFLGNEGPFHQLLGIHPYNDLQYLLLGDSVVGGNALLRFYVLHCVLLPLACVVLMAVHFWRIRKDGGISRPL comes from the coding sequence ATGAAATTTAAAAAACTTCGGGAAAGCGCCCTGTGGCGGTCGGTGTTTCGACACAGCCTTGCCGACACGCCCCGCAACAGGGCACTTGCTGTTACGTCCAATATTTTTCTGCATGTTCACCCGGTCCAGACAAAGGCCGATGCCGTCAAGTTTCGGTTTACCTTCTGCCTGGGCGGGCTGACCCTGCTGATGTTCATCATTGAAACCGTTACCGGCGTGCTGCTGATGTTTTACTACCGGCCGGTGACCGAGTACGCCTACCTGGACATGAAGCTGCTGGAGCATACGGTCCTGTTCGGCATGTTTCTGCGCAACATGCACCGGTGGGCCGCCCATGCCATGGTGATCCTGGTGATGCTGCACATGCTGCGGGTCTTTCTCACCGGCTCCTACAAGCCGCCCCGGGAGTTTAACTGGGTGGTGGGGGTGCTGCTGCTGGTGATCACCCTGCTGCTGAGCTTTACCGGCTACCTGCTGCCCTGGGACCAGCTGGCCTTCTGGGCCATCACCGTGGGCACCAAGATGGCCGGGGCCACGCCTTTTCTGGGCAACGAAGGTCCGTTTCACCAGCTGCTGGGCATTCACCCGTACAACGACCTTCAATACCTGTTGCTGGGCGACAGCGTGGTGGGGGGAAACGCCCTGCTGCGCTTTTACGTGCTTCACTGCGTGCTGCTGCCCCTGGCCTGCGTGGTGCTGATGGCGGTTCATTTCTGGCGGATACGAAAAGACGGCGGCATTTCACGGCCCCTGTAA
- a CDS encoding cytochrome b family protein translates to MAEEEKGRKTKPEPPEAAGRGYVFTVPDLVAREFVAILLALIVLCVWSIEIDAPLRAMADPNWTENPAKAPWYFVGLQELLVYFDPWIAGVVVPGIIMVGLMVIPYIDTNPRGVGVYNFKDRKFAVSMFMIGYTMWFVLIVIGEFFRGPNWHFYWPWESWETEKLAEEQLVNIPNTLGYALMGAYVALGFIRLPAFIRQGRHREPGFLIRYATTVMLFLLMFGVIIKIVLRLFFHVKYIIATPYFSI, encoded by the coding sequence ATGGCGGAGGAAGAAAAAGGGCGAAAGACTAAACCGGAACCGCCCGAGGCGGCCGGCCGGGGGTATGTGTTTACCGTACCCGACCTGGTGGCCAGGGAGTTTGTCGCCATTCTGCTGGCCCTGATCGTTCTGTGCGTGTGGTCTATCGAGATTGACGCGCCGTTGCGGGCCATGGCCGACCCCAACTGGACCGAGAATCCGGCCAAGGCCCCCTGGTACTTTGTGGGGCTGCAGGAGCTCCTGGTCTATTTTGATCCCTGGATTGCCGGCGTGGTGGTGCCCGGCATCATCATGGTGGGGTTGATGGTGATTCCGTACATAGACACCAACCCCCGTGGCGTGGGGGTTTATAACTTTAAGGACAGAAAATTCGCGGTATCCATGTTTATGATCGGCTACACGATGTGGTTTGTCCTCATTGTGATCGGCGAGTTTTTCCGTGGCCCCAACTGGCATTTTTACTGGCCCTGGGAGAGCTGGGAAACGGAGAAGCTGGCCGAGGAACAGCTGGTCAATATCCCCAATACCCTGGGGTATGCCCTTATGGGCGCCTATGTGGCCCTGGGTTTTATCCGGCTGCCGGCCTTTATCCGGCAGGGGCGGCACAGGGAGCCGGGGTTTCTGATTCGTTATGCCACCACGGTGATGCTGTTTCTGCTGATGTTCGGAGTGATTATTAAAATCGTTCTCCGGCTCTTCTTTCATGTAAAATACATTATTGCGACACCCTACTTCTCGATATGA
- a CDS encoding c-type cytochrome: protein MNAKKTIQASFGIRVLFVVVSAALLIVTAWVIMGEKEDLQQWQQHQAAYNDQYAAMLAEKLAGAKAAEDEEAVKKWAKLKDGHDRSMDIKMRAVFLPDAQVRDLCQSCHMGMENSLFATAEHPLKAHSPEILADHKITRYGCSLCHHGQGAGLNPEKAHGFEENWEKPRIPLKYIESACFECHENVYGLKGAEKAAEGKTAFTEMGCYGCHDANVIEGLPKFSVPFSGMARKISSKKWVYKWIEDPQATRPGTLMPTFRMEPQELAGIVEYIWSLEDPDLRLPAFNTRSGSAKTGKAVFTDKGCIACHSPDRNKAGQSRRVPMLSDAGQKLTALWMAKWIEDPRSINPDTWMPKLDITPEDVKNLAVYLTTVKDGEVGTRLDFDMADGKKEDGKALVQARGCLGCHIVKGAEDPSKVGVSVADVADKRMEELPFGNSDVPFTKWDWLDNKIRKPDIYKTDDMPMYMPDYVMTDEEREHLVIFYLYNRLLDLPENYIVRASRQQVVNERGDWMIRHFNCKGCHEILDGEKPRIDTFIAKKSMVPPRIVNEAEKTQPTWLFNYLRRPSAMRPWLEMRMPEFNFTYDDVPMVIEHLHALMPEKSRRVSPIPYEPALVQTDYDEETIEMGKYRFRNDKCMQCHPVSFTGELPEGKQLEDLSINLMISKTRLRFEWIKNFMRDPNTYAGVGTKMPYVFYTPDKVPRIPDPEAWLDRTALFLMFMEEVPEAVQEEEKQREVEEFDFSNY from the coding sequence ATGAACGCAAAAAAAACGATTCAGGCAAGTTTCGGCATACGGGTTCTGTTTGTTGTTGTGTCCGCGGCCCTTTTGATTGTCACCGCATGGGTCATTATGGGTGAAAAAGAGGACTTGCAGCAGTGGCAGCAGCATCAGGCGGCCTATAATGATCAGTACGCGGCCATGCTGGCGGAAAAGCTGGCCGGGGCAAAGGCGGCTGAAGACGAAGAGGCGGTAAAAAAATGGGCCAAGCTCAAGGACGGCCATGACCGGTCCATGGATATCAAGATGCGGGCCGTGTTTTTGCCCGATGCCCAGGTGCGGGACCTTTGCCAGTCCTGCCACATGGGCATGGAAAATTCGCTGTTTGCCACGGCTGAACATCCCTTGAAGGCCCATTCTCCGGAGATTTTGGCGGATCATAAGATCACCCGCTACGGATGCTCCCTCTGCCATCATGGCCAGGGGGCCGGGCTGAACCCGGAAAAGGCCCACGGGTTTGAGGAGAACTGGGAAAAGCCGAGAATTCCGCTCAAGTATATCGAGAGCGCCTGCTTTGAATGCCACGAGAACGTGTACGGGCTCAAAGGCGCTGAAAAGGCGGCCGAAGGGAAAACGGCCTTTACGGAAATGGGCTGTTACGGGTGCCATGATGCCAACGTGATTGAAGGACTGCCCAAGTTTTCCGTACCGTTTTCCGGTATGGCCAGAAAGATTTCCAGTAAAAAATGGGTGTACAAGTGGATCGAAGACCCCCAGGCCACGCGGCCCGGAACCCTTATGCCCACGTTTCGGATGGAGCCTCAGGAACTGGCCGGTATTGTGGAGTATATCTGGTCGCTGGAGGATCCGGACCTTCGGCTTCCCGCATTTAATACCCGCAGCGGCAGCGCCAAAACAGGCAAAGCGGTTTTTACCGACAAGGGGTGTATCGCCTGCCACAGCCCGGACCGGAACAAGGCCGGACAGTCCCGCCGGGTGCCCATGCTCTCCGATGCGGGCCAGAAGCTGACCGCCCTGTGGATGGCCAAGTGGATTGAAGACCCCCGGTCGATCAACCCGGATACATGGATGCCCAAACTTGATATTACACCGGAGGACGTAAAAAACCTCGCGGTCTATCTGACCACGGTCAAAGACGGGGAGGTGGGTACCCGGCTCGACTTTGACATGGCGGATGGGAAAAAAGAGGACGGCAAGGCCCTGGTGCAGGCCCGCGGCTGCCTGGGATGCCATATCGTGAAAGGGGCCGAGGACCCTTCCAAGGTGGGGGTTTCCGTGGCCGACGTGGCGGACAAGCGCATGGAGGAGCTGCCCTTCGGCAATTCCGATGTCCCTTTCACCAAGTGGGACTGGCTGGACAACAAGATTCGCAAGCCGGACATTTACAAGACTGACGACATGCCCATGTACATGCCCGATTACGTGATGACCGACGAGGAGCGGGAGCACCTGGTCATCTTTTACCTGTACAACCGCCTGTTGGATCTGCCGGAAAACTATATTGTCCGGGCTTCCCGCCAGCAGGTTGTCAACGAGCGGGGCGACTGGATGATTCGCCACTTCAACTGCAAGGGATGCCACGAGATACTTGACGGTGAAAAACCGCGCATCGACACGTTTATCGCCAAAAAGTCCATGGTGCCGCCCCGTATCGTCAACGAGGCGGAAAAGACCCAGCCCACATGGCTTTTCAACTACCTGCGGCGGCCCAGTGCCATGCGGCCGTGGCTGGAGATGCGCATGCCCGAGTTCAATTTTACCTATGACGATGTTCCCATGGTTATCGAACACCTGCACGCGCTGATGCCGGAAAAAAGCCGGCGCGTGAGCCCCATTCCTTATGAGCCGGCCCTGGTGCAGACCGACTATGACGAGGAAACCATTGAAATGGGCAAGTACCGGTTCCGAAACGACAAGTGTATGCAGTGTCATCCGGTCTCTTTTACCGGCGAGCTGCCCGAGGGCAAGCAGCTGGAGGACCTTTCCATCAACCTGATGATTTCCAAGACCCGGCTGCGGTTTGAATGGATCAAGAACTTTATGCGCGACCCCAACACCTATGCCGGGGTGGGCACCAAGATGCCCTACGTGTTTTACACGCCGGACAAGGTCCCCCGCATTCCCGACCCCGAGGCG